A region of the Mycobacterium sp. NBC_00419 genome:
CTGAACTATCTGGCCAAGCACGGCCCCGACATTCAGCTTGTGGTGGTCGGTGCCCGCAATGCGGAGAGCATCGAGGAACTGCTCGGCCCGACGGGCTCGGCGGCCCTGCACAACACCGATTGCTCGGTACTGGTCGCCGATCGGCAACGCTTGTTGTGACAATCCGGGCCTATCTGCGGATATCGTTGCCGTAGGGGGTGCGGCACCGGTGCCGCGCCCTGTTGCCGATCCGGAAGGCACACCATGGTCAAGGTGTTTCTCGTCGACGACCACGAAGTGGTCCGCCGTGGTCTGATCGACCTGCTCGGCGCCGACCCTGAACTGGACGTCATCGGCGAGGCCGGTTCGGTGTCGCAGGCGCTGGCCCAGATCCCGGCACTGCGACCCGACGTGGCCGTACTCGACGTGCGACTGCCCGACGGCAACGGCATCGAACTGTGCCGTGACCTGCTGTCCAAGATGCCCGACCTGCGCTGCCTGATGCTGACGTCCTTCACCTCCGACGAGGCGATGCTCGATGCCATCCTGGCCGGGGCCAGCGGCTATGTGGTCAAGGACATCAAAGGTATGGAGTTGGCCAAGGCGATCAAGGACGTCGGGGCCGGACGTTCGCTGCTGGACAACCGCGCGGCCGCCGCGCTGATGGCCAAGCTGCGCGGTGCGGCCGAACGCTCCGACCCGCTGTCCGGGCTGACCGAACAGGAGCGGGTGCTGCTGGGCCTGCTCGGTGAGGGCCTGACCAACAAGCAGATCGCCGCCCGGATGTTCCTCGCCGAGAAGACCGTCAAGAACTATGTGTCGCGGCTGCTGGCCAAGCTGGGAATGGAGCGGCGCACACAGGCCGCGGTGTTCGTCTCCAAGCTCGACC
Encoded here:
- the dosR gene encoding hypoxia response regulator transcription factor DosR/DevR, with amino-acid sequence MVKVFLVDDHEVVRRGLIDLLGADPELDVIGEAGSVSQALAQIPALRPDVAVLDVRLPDGNGIELCRDLLSKMPDLRCLMLTSFTSDEAMLDAILAGASGYVVKDIKGMELAKAIKDVGAGRSLLDNRAAAALMAKLRGAAERSDPLSGLTEQERVLLGLLGEGLTNKQIAARMFLAEKTVKNYVSRLLAKLGMERRTQAAVFVSKLDQGHHTED